A window of the Methanoculleus horonobensis genome harbors these coding sequences:
- a CDS encoding lipopolysaccharide biosynthesis protein, whose translation MAVALPKNFSEVRQHLQQPLIRNSFFIMASSFAAAGFGFFFWMIAARFYSQAEVGIATALMSSMGLLILISRLGLDQSVIRFFPTRDKNRVLGTAVLVPTAVALGAGLVFIAMVDVLAPELAIVRSIAPLYLVILGAYSITWVFEGAFNALRKSEHYFALNLLYGTRILFLIPLVFLGAVGIFGAFGLSFILGLVLALVLLARCSVRPTPCVDRVFLREAWQFSAGAYVAGILMSAPNMLIPIMVLNVLGAESTANYYITYAIVSILFMIPYAFTTSLFVEGSHGGEMKRSVLRTLASMFLLLIPAIIGLSLFGEQILNLIGKDYVEGMALLRVLAASALFVSVCQTFISIAKVRNDIRSLVVLSGFISVALLGLGYALMDRFGLIGMGYAWLATYVAGTLLVGLILKKKGWL comes from the coding sequence ATGGCAGTAGCACTCCCGAAAAACTTCAGCGAGGTCAGGCAGCACCTACAGCAGCCGCTTATCCGGAACTCGTTCTTTATCATGGCTTCGTCGTTCGCTGCAGCAGGATTCGGGTTCTTCTTCTGGATGATCGCCGCCCGGTTCTACTCACAGGCGGAAGTGGGTATTGCAACCGCCCTGATGTCGTCGATGGGCCTCCTCATCCTCATCTCTCGCCTCGGTCTCGACCAGTCGGTGATCCGGTTCTTTCCGACCCGCGACAAGAACCGGGTTCTCGGAACCGCCGTCCTCGTCCCGACGGCGGTTGCGCTCGGTGCGGGCCTCGTCTTCATCGCCATGGTCGACGTTCTGGCTCCCGAGCTCGCTATCGTCAGGTCGATCGCCCCGCTCTACCTCGTCATCCTCGGGGCATACTCCATCACCTGGGTCTTTGAGGGTGCGTTCAACGCCCTGCGGAAGTCCGAGCACTATTTCGCCCTGAACCTGCTCTACGGGACGCGGATCCTCTTCCTCATCCCCCTGGTCTTCCTCGGCGCGGTGGGCATCTTCGGCGCTTTCGGTCTCTCGTTCATCCTCGGTCTCGTTCTGGCGCTCGTCCTCCTTGCCCGGTGCTCCGTCAGGCCGACGCCGTGCGTCGACCGGGTCTTCCTGCGGGAGGCATGGCAGTTCTCCGCCGGCGCGTACGTCGCCGGGATCCTGATGTCCGCCCCGAACATGCTCATCCCGATCATGGTGCTCAACGTGCTCGGGGCCGAGAGCACTGCCAACTACTACATCACCTACGCGATCGTCTCGATCCTCTTCATGATCCCCTACGCGTTCACGACCTCGCTCTTCGTCGAGGGAAGCCACGGAGGGGAGATGAAGAGGAGCGTTCTCCGGACGCTCGCGAGCATGTTCCTCCTGCTCATACCCGCGATCATCGGCCTCTCCCTCTTCGGGGAGCAGATCCTCAACCTGATCGGCAAGGACTACGTCGAAGGGATGGCCCTGCTTCGCGTGCTTGCCGCATCCGCCCTCTTCGTCTCCGTCTGCCAGACGTTCATCTCCATCGCAAAGGTCAGAAACGATATCCGGAGTCTCGTCGTCCTCAGCGGTTTCATCAGCGTCGCGCTGCTCGGGCTCGGCTACGCCCTGATGGACAGATTCGGTCTCATCGGCATGGGATACGCGTGGCTCGCTACGTATGTCGCCGGAACGCTCCTCGTCGGCCTGATCCTGAAGAAGAAAGGTTGGCTATAA